In Neomonachus schauinslandi chromosome 8, ASM220157v2, whole genome shotgun sequence, the genomic stretch ATTCACCTTTCCCTGGGCTCACCCCAGGCCAtttgccctcccttccctctcaaTCTGCTCTCCGGACCTGTCCCTCTAAAGGAGGCCAACATGGATGCCAATTAGGACTGCGCAGctgaggagcagggtggggatCCAGGTGCCGGGTCCGATGGCTGTGGTCCTGGCCGGGGCCGTGTCTTGCTTCATGGTTGGTGGCACTGAAATGAAAACGCAAGAGTGAGAGCCCCAGTCCGGACCCCAAACTGGGGGAGGATCCCTCGGCTCCTGCTGGCCCAGGTCCACCCTACCAGGCAGACAGGGTCTGTCACTCTCCTTGTGGCAGCTGCTGTGACAAGTCCTGCTgtcttgggggggaggggaagggatgtGCCCTGTCCCCCGGGGGCTCCTACGGCCAACTGGGAAGCAGGGGTTGCCATGTAACCAGTCGCTCCTGCTGTGACAGACAGGAGGTGATGCAGGATAAGGATGGTGACAGCGACCACCTCTCAGGAGCTGACAGTCCAGGTGGCACTGAAGGATTTCCAGCAGCCCACCAGGTGACATGAAAAAGACAATGATTCCTGAAACAGGGATCAGTAAGAAGACAATCTCTGGCAACAGTCTGATGCCCCCCTGTTTGGGGCCAGCAAGAAATCCAAGAAATACCCAAGGACAAAGGTGTGTGCAGCGAGGAAGTGATTCCAGGAggtgagaagggaaaggaaggatgcTAGAACATTCCTGTAACCATTTTTCTGCCAGGAAGAATTTGCCATGGATGGatcaatttctttctctctctcagacaaaccctccccccccccaccccacacacagtGGGAAGGTGGAGCTCATTTCAAGAGAAGCAGCGCTCCATGCAGTCTTCTGAGTTACCTGTTGTCTCCAGCATTTCATCCCAGTGCTCCAGTACTTGCTGGAGCCAGCCCTTACAGTCTCCGTTTGAGATCCTCATGAGGAAGCCGGTCAGCTCTCCGTCACTGTCCAACGTGCCCTGGAACCGCTGGTCCTCAGGAGGCACCATTGTCCAATTTCCGGTCTCCGGGTCAAAGCGGTGGGTTATCTGCTCATTGAAGGCAAACTGCCAGGATCCTCTGGGGTGTCTGTCCGGTCCACACTCATACATCAGCCTGCCCTGCAGGGTGAGAGGATCTGCCCCCCGCGCCCACCACGGAGAACAAGTCAGCCTCTGGTGTTGACCAATCCTTTGCCCCGCCTGCTGTGCACTCCTCAGCTCCCCTTCGGCCCTCCCGGTCCTGCTCTGTCCTCCTTGTCGGCCCTGGCTGCTGGGCCGCGTGTGTGGGACCCACTTCTAAGTTTTACATGAACACCCTAGGCCCCCGGCCCTACCAAACTgttctccttctgccctgggccTTCAGACTTACGGCTCTTAGTGAAAATCCCTGTTTTGATGTCCAGCAGTTTCCTTCTGAGCTCTTCCACCAGGTCTTCCAGAGTTTCCTTTTGTCTCTCCCAAAACGCTGTGTCCTTCAGCTTCATCCCCAGAGGACCAACGGGTTTGACCTCCTTGCTCCGACAGTCGTAAGAAAGAAACTGGTTTCCATTGACCAGGCCTTGAATCTCACACCATGGTTGTCCAGGCCTGGCCCGAGATGTGATGTTGAAATtgtaggaaagagagagagcatctgcGAAGGGAAAGCACAGGTAGAGGTTGGGGTTGGAAGACAATGACCGGCAGGCCCCCCTCGGCCATGCACGCGACAGCACGAGAACGTGTGGCAGGCTGGCTAGCTGTCCGtgcacagcccctcccccccagcggTAGAGGTGGCGCCCTTCCCGGGTTTGAGGAGGATCAGGATGCCTCGGCCTGGCAGGAAACCACATAGCCATCGAAAAGGCCCCTGTGTCTACCAGGCTGATACCAGCATCCCTCAGCCTTTGACAGAACAGATATAGCAAGAAATGcgtaaaacaaaactaaaaacatgtCCTCCAACTCTGCTCACGGAGAGGTCTGGAGGACTCTTTCTGGCACTCATGAAGACCACACCGTGAGAAAAGCACCCGCGTTGTCAAGAAGCTCAATGACGTCTCTCTGATGGCCCAGCTTGGCGGTAGGAGACGGTGTTGCAGAGATAGGGGCCCAGGAGTAATGGGGTGAAAAATCCCGAAATAAGAGAGTTGAGATACAGGCGCTCAACTGTCAGGAGCCGGGAGGCAGCCATGATTGAAATAATCCTGGAGGTTGGAATGCTGGTCAGGGCCTGCCCCACAGAAAGCTCTCCATCCCTTTGGCTCACAGAACACAGTGATCCTAGAGGCAAGATAGCTGGACAGCCAACCCAGAGGCTGCTCGATTTCaacaatacaaacaaacaaagaccAAGCCCCAGGATGGATGAGGAGGAGGCTGAAAGCAAACACCCAACAGAGAGTCTGGATCCTCTGCCCAGGTTCCAGACCTGAGCCACCTCTCAGAGCTGGAAGCCTTTACGAGAAGCAGAAGCCAGCTTCCAATCAGGAGGGACCCTTCTGGTCAACAGCAAGAGCAATGCTTCCTACTGGCCTTCCCCAAAGGGTCATGTGGTCATTCGCAGGGCTAGGTTTACACTGGGGAGCAGAGACCATGCAGACATTGTCAGTGGACCTAGCGTGTGAGCTGACATCGTCCTCAGGGATCCTAGCGTTATCATGGCCCCTGTTATTGAAATGGTGCAAGGCATGAGGTGCTGCAGAGAATGAGAAGTCCCCTGCCCCGGGTCCTGTTCACAGTGACACCATTGGGCCAGGCACCCATGAAGCGGTCCTTTCACGCTCCCCACATTTGTTACAGGAGTGAAAAATGTTTGTAGTTGAATTACTAGTGGGTTGGGGGCTAGGGGGCAGGGAAATTCAAGTACAATATTCTCACactatcttctcttttctccaaataCAATGTTAAAAGAGTATCTTATCCTGGATGCAACGACAGAGATGAGTACCAACCTTAAAACCTCTCTCAGGATGCAAGGATGTGAATGAACCCTGTTCTATTTTCATCGACATGCCAGTCTGGTGCAAGATTCTCtgcatatattaaatattgtatAGGTCTCCGTCGTACCTACTCAACGTGCTGTTGTCGCAGGCAATAGCCGTAGAAATTCGGGATGAATGTGTGAGGCTGGACCAGCTCCTTGGGCCACAGAGTACTGTAGGAAAATGGGCTATGTGCCCTTGTGACATCCTGACTGCACGATCAGGAAGAGAGCCCTAGTGTTTGAGAGAGGCAATGCCACTCACAGCCCGGAAAGTTACGGTGTAGAAGAAGCTGGGGGCATGTATGGTCGAGGTACCCGGACTGAGGAGGTCTCTGGCAATAGGATGTCAGAGCTGCCCACCCTGAGCTGGCAAGTGCTGGGGTGCGGCAGGCGACGGAGCGCCTGGCGtcccggggcgggcggggggcggggggggggggggggggtaatacACGGCCGGGTGTACCGGCAAGTCCAACATACACAATTGGCCCGGTCGACCTCCGTGTGACTCATGCAGGACAGCAGTGTAAGAGACTTAGAGGCACGGGGTTGTCTGGCCGTCCCCTCCCTGCGGAAGCCCCTGAGTTCTGCCCAGAGCCCGGGGCTCAGCGGCTTGGGCTCCGGCTCGGAGAGAAGGGGAGGCTGCGGGAGCTGGGGAGGACCACCGATTTCCCGCCGGGACAGTCTCTCCCTCCGCTGTGCTCCCCTACCCCAGCGCCGGGCCGAACCTTCTGAAGAagtttcctggtttttttttttttttttttttttaagatttacttatttattttagagagagagagtgcgaaggggaggggccgagggagagggagagagagaatctcaaacagggctcaaactgagcacagagcccgagataagactccatctcaggatcctgagatcatgacctgagcccaaatcaagagtcgccgcgcttaaccgactgagccacccaggcgcccagaagctGCCAGTTTTCAGTCCCTCTCCTGGCCCAGGCGACCCCACCCACAACCGCCCACAGACACCCTGCAGGCAGAAAGCAGCCCGCAGAGAAGAATTGAGGAGGGGGGCTCAGCACCATGGGGCGAGAAGGCTCCAGAACCGCTCCGGGGACATCGTTTCCCCTCCCGGGTCTTATTGCTCACTCCCGAACACCCCGCTCCTCGCCCCAGGTTCCACCTCTGAACTCACGGCTGCAGCCTGCTGTAGGACGAACTGGCAGGAAAAACAAGAGCAGGAGGCCAAGACTGAAGCTGGAGCCCCCAGTCCACGCCATTCCCGCAGTCCGGCACCGCAAAACTGCTCTATGCCGCTGCTTCAGAACATTTGTCGGAACAGGGTTGACTCCGCCCTAGGACCCGCCCCCCGCCGTATTTCCTGAAATAGTTCAATCCTTTCTCATTCTGCCGGTCTGCTCCTCTTCAACCCATTGTCCTGACCACCCTATCTTTTCCATCTTCATTTCTACCATCAGTATCATCCCCTTCTTATGGCCAAAAGCTTccaattgtaaaataaaaaagtcatgtGGACATAATGTACAGCATGCTCACTGTAGTTAACGGTATTGTATATTTCAAAGTTATT encodes the following:
- the LOC123325507 gene encoding UL16-binding protein 1-like, with protein sequence MAMWFPARPRHPDPPQTREGRHLYRWGGGAVHGQLASLPHVLVLSRAWPRGACRSLSSNPNLYLCFPFADALSLSYNFNITSRARPGQPWCEIQGLVNGNQFLSYDCRSKEVKPVGPLGMKLKDTAFWERQKETLEDLVEELRRKLLDIKTGIFTKSHPLTLQGRLMYECGPDRHPRGSWQFAFNEQITHRFDPETGNWTMVPPEDQRFQGTLDSDGELTGFLMRISNGDCKGWLQQVLEHWDEMLETTVPPTMKQDTAPARTTAIGPGTWIPTLLLSCAVLIGIHVGLL